Proteins co-encoded in one Papaver somniferum cultivar HN1 chromosome 5, ASM357369v1, whole genome shotgun sequence genomic window:
- the LOC113279355 gene encoding probable calcium-binding protein CML25 yields the protein MGIRSLLGKKKKQNNNSMGDLSSTYETPPQSPSIFMNSSNKKVQEFEEIFKKFDVNGDGKIEWSELGLIMSSLGHNAEEEELKKGIFNKLPHLQIPIQENATVCFAVVVATELKVVCAWLMSQELQGVVMNARTGDMTVLMLESFTGGCCRCSEPKNKEESVMDYGWKNGGIFLNCKLEVWHFIKIPLKKMVKEVDSDGDGFIDLDEFIELNTIDPEKLLEDVKSAFTILDANGDGSISPQELQKVLRSLGESPTLEDCKNMIKGVDCDGDGLVSFEEFKKMMIRGSASTDHFLQRNASKNENQEVQQ from the exons ATGGGGATTAGATCATTGCTgggtaagaaaaagaaacagaataATAATTCAATGGGGGATTTGTCATCAACATACGAAACACCACCACAATCACCGTCAATTTTCATGAATTCATCCAACAAGAAGGTACAAGAATTCGAAGAGATTTTCAAGAAGTTTGATGTGAATGGTGATGGGAAAATAGAATGGTCTGAATTAGGGTTGATAATGAGTAGCTTAGGACAtaatgctgaagaagaagaattaaagaaagggatttttaacaaactgccacacttgcaaatcccgattcaagaaaatgccacc GTGTGTTTTGCAGTGGTAGTTGCAACAGAATTGAAGGTGGTTTGTGCTTGGTTAATGTCACAGGAGCTGCAGGGAGTTGTT atgaatgctaggacagGTGACATGACAGTGTTGATGCTGGAGAGTTTTACTGGTGGATGTTGCAGGTGCAGTGAACCCAAGAACAAGGAGGAATCGGTGATGGATTACGGATGG aaaaacggtggcattttcttaaactgcaaattggaagtgtggcactttattaaaatccccttaaAGAAAATGGTAAAAGAAGTTGATTCAGATGGAGATGGGTTTATTGATTTGGATGAGTTTATTGAATTGAATACTATCGATCCTGAGAAATTACTTGAAGATGTTAAATCTGCTTTTACTATTTTAGATGCTAATGGTGATGGATCAATATCACCACAGGAATTACAGAAGGTTTTGAGAAGTTTGGGTGAGAGTCCAACGCTTGAGGATTGTAAGAATATGATTAAAGGTGTGGATTGTGATGGTGATGGTCTTGTTTCGTTCGAGGAGTTTAAGAAGATGATGATTCGTGGTTCGGCTTCTACTGATCATTTTCTACAGAGGAATGCGAGCAAGAATGAAAATCAGGAagttcaacaatga